A stretch of Synechococcus sp. MIT S9220 DNA encodes these proteins:
- a CDS encoding TRAP transporter large permease subunit has product MIEIEALGWVISFDPSAVLAPGMFLALIVALLSGFPVAFCLGGIGVIFALLGMLSGEIEPQFVTALPQRILGIMANFTLLAIPAFVFMGSMLESSGIAERLLETMGRLLGRLRGGLALAVVLVGSLLAATTGVVAATVTTMGLISLPAMLRAGYDKSLATGVIVASGTLGQIIPPSIVLVVLGDQLGISVGDLFIGALLPGLLMSAVFAIYVLLISALKPELAPELKPELTGSSHPLQLVQSVLPPIALIVAVLGSIFFGIATPTEAGVIGAIGAMVMAILMGSTAFSLVFRGVGGDQLISELLLNLPGGRVGFLVFSMLIIFLLGFFIDFFEIAFIAVPLLLPAARQLLGPEAMVWFGVIIGANLQTSFLTPPFGFALFYLRGVAPDEVSTRDIYRGALPFVGLQVAVLALIIAVPGLVDWLPRLAGALSPGPMT; this is encoded by the coding sequence CCTTCTGTCTTGGTGGGATTGGGGTGATCTTTGCCCTGCTGGGCATGCTCAGCGGAGAAATCGAACCGCAGTTCGTCACCGCCCTACCCCAGAGAATCTTGGGGATCATGGCCAACTTCACCCTTTTGGCCATCCCCGCTTTTGTGTTCATGGGTTCGATGCTGGAGAGCTCCGGCATCGCCGAACGGCTTCTGGAAACCATGGGCCGGCTGCTGGGACGCCTGCGCGGCGGCCTGGCGTTGGCCGTCGTTCTTGTCGGTTCACTTCTTGCGGCGACAACCGGCGTAGTGGCAGCGACCGTGACCACCATGGGGCTGATCTCCTTGCCGGCCATGCTGCGGGCGGGATACGACAAAAGCCTCGCCACAGGTGTGATTGTGGCGTCGGGCACGCTCGGGCAGATCATCCCCCCCAGCATTGTCCTAGTGGTGCTGGGTGATCAGCTGGGCATTTCAGTCGGCGATCTCTTCATCGGAGCACTGTTACCGGGCCTGTTGATGTCGGCCGTGTTCGCCATCTACGTGCTGTTGATCAGTGCACTCAAGCCGGAACTGGCACCCGAACTCAAACCCGAGCTCACCGGCTCAAGCCATCCTCTGCAATTGGTGCAGTCGGTGTTGCCACCGATCGCTCTGATCGTGGCGGTGCTCGGCAGCATCTTCTTCGGCATTGCAACGCCCACGGAAGCGGGCGTGATCGGAGCAATCGGCGCCATGGTGATGGCCATCCTGATGGGATCCACCGCCTTCAGCCTCGTGTTCCGCGGCGTGGGCGGCGATCAGCTGATTTCCGAACTGCTGCTCAACCTGCCGGGAGGGCGAGTGGGTTTCCTGGTGTTCAGCATGCTGATCATCTTCTTGCTGGGCTTTTTCATCGATTTCTTCGAAATCGCTTTCATCGCCGTGCCGCTGTTGCTTCCTGCCGCACGCCAGCTGCTGGGGCCCGAAGCGATGGTGTGGTTTGGCGTGATCATTGGCGCCAACCTGCAGACCTCCTTCCTCACACCGCCCTTCGGCTTTGCGCTGTTCTATCTGCGCGGCGTGGCTCCCGATGAAGTGAGCACGCGCGATATTTATCGGGGCGCCCTGCCGTTTGTGGGTCTGCAGGTTGCGGTTCTGGCCCTGATCATCGCGGTGCCCGGGCTGGTGGACTGGTTACCCCGCCTGGCTGGAGCCCTCAGCCCGGGTCCGATGACCTGA
- a CDS encoding diflavin flavoprotein, with protein MVTASLNSTNSSAVIPRLSLQCEPIAADSTTIRSLDWERSRFDIEFGLRNGTTYNAFLVRGERTALIDTSHAKFRDTWVPLLKEQIDPKAIDHLIVSHTEPDHSGLIGDLIDLNPDIEIVGSKVAIQFLKDQVHRPFNSRAVKTGDELDLGTNPDSSVQHRFEFLSAPNLHWPDTIFSFDHGSGILYTCDAFGLHYCSDELFDTDPGAIAPDFRFYYDCLMGPNARSVLQALKRMDGLPEINTVAVGHGPLLRQHLSHWLNDYREWSSQRSKGDSYAAVCYLSQYGFSDRLSQAIAHGIGKADAQVQLVDLRATDPQELTALVGEAKAVVVPTWPAEPDGELQASIGTLLAALQPKQLVGVYDAFGGNDEPIDAVAEQLRNQGLKPAFEPLRIRQLPQGGDYQRCEESGTDLGQILTRKKSIEALRSIDANLDKALGRLTGGLYIVTASQGEGDARRSGAMVASWVAQASFRPPGLSVAVAKDRAIEALMQVGDSFVINVLRQDRYKPLMQHFLKRFPPGADRFEGVNVLHGAAEGGPVLTDALAYLSCRVEQRMEGPDHWIIYALVEQGNVADIDGRTAVHHRKTGNHY; from the coding sequence ATGGTCACGGCAAGCCTGAACAGCACGAACTCCTCTGCTGTGATCCCCCGCCTCTCACTGCAGTGCGAACCGATCGCAGCAGACAGCACCACCATCCGTTCCCTGGACTGGGAACGCAGCCGTTTCGATATTGAATTCGGCCTACGCAACGGCACCACCTACAACGCGTTCCTGGTGCGGGGCGAACGCACCGCCCTGATCGACACCAGCCACGCCAAGTTCCGCGACACCTGGGTGCCACTGCTGAAGGAGCAGATCGATCCAAAAGCGATCGACCATTTGATCGTGAGTCACACCGAACCGGATCACTCAGGTCTGATCGGGGATCTGATCGACCTCAATCCAGACATCGAGATCGTGGGTTCGAAGGTGGCGATCCAGTTCCTCAAGGACCAGGTGCATCGGCCCTTCAACTCAAGGGCGGTGAAAACCGGCGACGAGCTGGATCTGGGCACCAATCCAGACAGCAGCGTGCAGCATCGCTTCGAGTTTCTGAGTGCCCCGAACCTGCACTGGCCCGACACGATCTTTTCGTTCGATCACGGCAGCGGCATCCTTTACACCTGTGATGCCTTCGGACTGCATTACTGCTCCGATGAGTTATTCGACACGGATCCCGGGGCCATCGCTCCGGACTTCCGCTTCTATTACGACTGTCTGATGGGCCCCAATGCCCGCAGCGTGCTGCAAGCGCTGAAGCGCATGGATGGACTGCCGGAAATCAACACCGTCGCCGTGGGGCACGGCCCGCTGCTGCGCCAACACCTCAGCCACTGGTTGAACGACTACAGGGAATGGAGCAGCCAGCGCAGCAAAGGCGACAGCTACGCCGCGGTCTGCTACCTCAGCCAGTACGGCTTCTCGGACCGTCTCAGCCAGGCCATCGCCCACGGCATCGGTAAAGCCGATGCACAGGTTCAGCTGGTGGATCTGCGGGCCACCGATCCACAGGAACTGACCGCACTGGTTGGCGAAGCCAAGGCGGTGGTGGTTCCCACCTGGCCGGCGGAACCGGATGGTGAACTGCAGGCCTCGATCGGAACTCTTCTGGCTGCTCTGCAGCCCAAGCAATTGGTTGGGGTTTACGACGCTTTCGGTGGGAATGACGAACCGATCGATGCGGTAGCCGAACAGCTGCGCAACCAAGGACTGAAACCAGCCTTTGAACCACTGCGCATCCGCCAGCTTCCGCAGGGCGGTGACTACCAGCGCTGTGAGGAATCAGGGACCGACCTCGGACAGATCCTGACCCGCAAGAAGTCGATCGAGGCGCTGCGCAGCATTGATGCCAACCTCGACAAGGCACTCGGCCGCCTCACCGGCGGGTTGTACATCGTGACCGCAAGCCAGGGCGAGGGCGATGCCCGCCGCAGTGGAGCGATGGTGGCCAGCTGGGTGGCTCAGGCCAGTTTCCGCCCCCCCGGCCTCAGTGTTGCCGTGGCCAAGGATCGAGCGATTGAAGCGCTGATGCAGGTCGGCGACAGCTTCGTGATCAACGTGCTGCGGCAAGACCGCTACAAGCCCTTGATGCAGCACTTCCTCAAACGCTTTCCCCCAGGCGCCGATCGATTCGAGGGAGTGAACGTGCTGCACGGTGCCGCTGAAGGCGGCCCTGTGCTCACTGATGCACTGGCCTACCTGAGCTGTCGGGTAGAGCAGCGGATGGAAGGTCCGGATCATTGGATCATCTACGCGCTGGTTGAGCAGGGCAACGTGGCCGACATCGACGGGCGAACCGCCGTGCATCACCGCAAAACAGGCAACCACTATTGA
- a CDS encoding FkbM family methyltransferase, with amino-acid sequence MKKISFFLKNQFFQKTKAIAKYTSPDDIVIDIGANVGEFAKQFFGSGCSIKCFEPNPSCIARLEAIALKHNVEVIRAAASTSDGVSDLYLHQNHELDPVLWSSGSSLFKGKTNVDPNNFVSVRTIDLSRYIFELDMPVRVLKIDIEGHEVELLPYLLKTGCLSRVSNILVETHEKKNPSLARPTESMKEVFRKAGFQRISWDWI; translated from the coding sequence ATGAAAAAAATTTCTTTTTTTCTTAAAAATCAGTTTTTTCAAAAAACAAAAGCTATTGCTAAATATACGTCTCCAGACGATATAGTTATTGATATTGGCGCCAATGTAGGGGAGTTCGCGAAGCAATTTTTTGGCTCTGGTTGTTCTATTAAATGTTTTGAACCCAATCCTTCTTGCATTGCTAGATTGGAGGCGATTGCGCTCAAGCATAATGTTGAGGTAATTCGAGCCGCTGCATCTACTTCTGATGGGGTCAGCGACTTGTATCTACATCAAAATCATGAGTTGGATCCGGTTCTTTGGTCATCTGGATCTTCCTTGTTTAAGGGTAAAACAAATGTTGATCCAAATAATTTTGTTTCCGTCAGAACAATTGACCTTTCGCGATATATATTTGAACTGGACATGCCTGTTAGAGTCTTAAAAATAGATATAGAGGGTCACGAGGTCGAGCTTTTGCCATATCTCCTGAAGACAGGTTGCCTGTCCCGAGTCTCGAATATTCTTGTTGAGACTCATGAAAAAAAGAATCCTTCTCTAGCCCGCCCTACTGAGAGCATGAAGGAAGTTTTTCGGAAGGCGGGTTTTCAACGGATTTCTTGGGATTGGATTTGA
- a CDS encoding diflavin flavoprotein, with protein MVTTIPASSASADRQVISLPIDQGLICLRGLSPQRLRFELEYALERGSTANSFLFEAGLDATGVQQPAVLVHPPGMAYSSVFLPALLEALPATNQPLLIVVGHVNPNRVALLQELAGIYPGLELIASNPGAKLLEELWNQRKPSLLGVEEEQPPIPQFPPLRVIRREQTLEMSHGRSLLLLPAPTPRWPGGLMAFEESLGLLMSDKFFSAHLCTNTWAEANRSSTEEERRHFYDCLMAPMARKVDLLVERLEELSIRTIAPAHGPAIDASWRSLLNDYRRWGESHQQSSLNVVLLFASAYGNTSAIADALARGINRTDIRVTSLNCEFTPSEELVAAIQSADGILIGSPTLGGHAPTPVVSALGTLLAEGDRSKPVGVFGSFGWSGEAVDLLETKLRDGGFNFGFEPIRVKFSPDRAKVKELEETGTRFARKLLQAEKRAQRRNAGSMSESRSDPAVLALGRVVGSLCILTTRKGELSGAMVASWVSQASFTPPGLTVAVAKDRAVEALLHKGDRFALNVLAEGRESGPMKQFLQPFQPGADRFSGLELETSPNEQPLIPEALAWLEGRVSQRMECGDHWLIYAELDHGGVLDQEASTAVHHRRSGANY; from the coding sequence ATGGTCACCACCATCCCGGCCAGCTCTGCATCCGCTGACCGACAAGTGATCAGCCTGCCCATTGACCAAGGCCTGATCTGCCTGCGCGGACTAAGCCCTCAGCGTCTTCGGTTCGAGCTTGAATACGCACTGGAGCGCGGCAGCACGGCCAACAGTTTCCTGTTTGAAGCCGGGCTTGATGCAACAGGAGTCCAGCAACCCGCCGTTCTGGTGCATCCCCCGGGGATGGCCTACAGCAGCGTTTTCCTCCCTGCCCTGCTGGAAGCTTTGCCGGCCACGAACCAGCCCCTGCTGATTGTGGTGGGGCACGTGAATCCCAACCGTGTGGCGTTGCTGCAGGAACTGGCCGGGATCTATCCAGGCCTCGAGCTGATCGCATCCAATCCCGGCGCCAAGCTGCTGGAGGAGCTCTGGAACCAACGCAAGCCCTCGCTCCTCGGTGTGGAAGAAGAGCAACCACCAATTCCCCAGTTCCCGCCGCTGAGAGTGATTCGCAGGGAGCAGACGCTGGAGATGAGCCATGGGCGCAGCCTGCTGCTGCTGCCGGCACCAACACCCCGTTGGCCGGGCGGACTGATGGCCTTCGAAGAGAGCCTGGGACTGTTGATGAGCGACAAGTTCTTCAGCGCCCACCTCTGCACCAACACCTGGGCTGAAGCCAACCGAAGCAGCACCGAAGAAGAACGTCGCCATTTCTACGACTGCCTGATGGCACCGATGGCCCGCAAGGTTGACTTGCTGGTGGAGCGGCTGGAGGAACTGAGCATCCGCACGATTGCGCCAGCCCATGGGCCCGCCATCGATGCCAGCTGGCGCAGCCTGCTGAATGACTACCGCCGCTGGGGTGAAAGTCACCAGCAATCCAGCCTGAATGTGGTTCTGCTGTTCGCCAGTGCTTATGGCAACACCTCGGCGATTGCCGATGCCCTGGCGCGGGGCATCAATCGCACCGACATCCGAGTCACCAGCCTCAACTGCGAGTTCACACCATCAGAAGAACTCGTTGCAGCGATCCAGTCTGCGGATGGGATCCTGATCGGCTCACCCACCCTCGGTGGTCACGCACCCACCCCGGTGGTCTCCGCTTTAGGAACTCTGCTGGCAGAGGGTGACCGCAGCAAACCGGTGGGAGTGTTCGGCAGCTTTGGCTGGAGCGGTGAAGCCGTGGACCTGCTGGAAACGAAGCTGCGAGATGGCGGCTTCAATTTCGGCTTCGAGCCGATCCGGGTCAAATTCAGCCCTGATCGAGCCAAGGTGAAGGAGCTAGAGGAAACCGGCACCCGTTTCGCCCGCAAACTGCTACAGGCGGAGAAGCGCGCCCAACGCCGTAACGCCGGAAGCATGAGCGAAAGCCGCAGCGATCCGGCTGTGCTGGCCCTCGGAAGGGTGGTGGGATCCCTGTGCATCCTCACCACGCGCAAGGGAGAACTCAGCGGCGCGATGGTGGCGAGCTGGGTCAGCCAAGCCAGCTTCACGCCTCCTGGACTGACGGTGGCCGTGGCCAAGGACCGCGCCGTGGAAGCCCTGCTGCACAAAGGCGATCGCTTTGCACTGAACGTGCTGGCTGAGGGGCGAGAAAGCGGACCGATGAAACAGTTCCTGCAACCGTTTCAACCTGGCGCCGACCGATTCAGCGGGCTGGAACTCGAGACCAGTCCGAATGAACAACCACTGATCCCCGAGGCGCTGGCCTGGCTGGAAGGTCGCGTGAGCCAGCGGATGGAATGCGGAGATCACTGGCTGATCTACGCCGAGCTGGATCACGGCGGCGTGTTGGATCAGGAAGCCTCCACAGCAGTCCACCACCGGCGCAGCGGCGCTAACTACTAA
- a CDS encoding NAD(P)H-dependent oxidoreductase, giving the protein MSKEKSADVLVIAASNGENLKLAQRFVDQAQAQGSSADLLDLTTLELPLFTPRAKDQGMPNGVQPLQQQLMAAPRWVICAPEYNGSIPPVLTNAIAWLSVQGDDFRSLFNGRPIAMASFSGGGGMELLVSLRIQLTHLGAQVVGRQLLSNYSKAAKDDSIADLIQRLMQMKPLQL; this is encoded by the coding sequence ATGAGCAAGGAGAAAAGTGCTGATGTGCTGGTGATTGCTGCCAGCAACGGCGAAAACCTCAAACTGGCCCAACGCTTCGTGGACCAAGCACAGGCGCAGGGCAGCAGCGCTGATCTGCTCGACCTCACCACCCTCGAGCTGCCCCTGTTCACCCCGCGCGCGAAGGACCAAGGCATGCCAAACGGCGTGCAGCCCTTACAGCAACAACTGATGGCAGCTCCGCGATGGGTGATCTGCGCACCGGAATACAACGGTTCGATTCCGCCGGTGCTGACCAACGCCATCGCCTGGCTGTCTGTTCAGGGAGATGACTTCCGGTCTCTCTTCAACGGTCGGCCGATCGCCATGGCCAGCTTCTCCGGTGGCGGCGGAATGGAGCTGCTGGTGTCGCTGCGGATCCAGCTCACCCATCTCGGCGCACAGGTGGTGGGGCGCCAACTGCTCAGCAACTACTCGAAAGCAGCGAAAGACGACAGCATTGCCGACCTCATCCAGCGCCTCATGCAAATGAAACCACTGCAACTGTGA
- the gcvP gene encoding aminomethyl-transferring glycine dehydrogenase, with amino-acid sequence MTLLDQRMVETASAKTLPPFAQRHIGPASEANQLMLDRLGFSDLERFLQAVVPEDILDSSPPKGQLPDGVGEAQALSELRQLAGLNRVTRSLIGLGYYGTVTPALIQRQVLENPSWYTAYTPYQAEIAQGRLEALLNFQTLVSELTGLPIANASLLDEATAAAEAMSMSFGVCKRAEASRFLVDAAVLPQTLAVLRTRAQPIGIQLEVAEPDQFALGDDVFGVLLQLPGRCGRLWDPRSCMSRAHEHGALVTVAIDPLAQVLLEPVGALGADIAVGSAQRFGVPMGGGGPHAAFFATRDAYRRQVPGRIVGQSKDGEGNVALRLALQTREQHIRRDKATSNICTAQVLLAVMASFYAVHHGPEGLEAIARRVLQLRCQLEEGLSSLGLPLPQGSRFDSVDVVCVQAPRVHQLAARAGFNLRVLPDGAAIEQAEGFGISLDELSDNKEVSRLLSLVAEATGGHLSDLPDTAKHEQALAGLPLRCNPWLQQPVFHRYRSETELLRYIQRLVSKDLSLVHGMIPLGSCTMKLNAAAELAPVSWREFGSIHPFAPADQLKGNLRMAQDLESWLAELTGFAGVSLQPNAGSQGEFAGLLVIRAWHQARGEGHRDVCLIPTSAHGTNPASAVMAGMRVVPVACDEQGNVDVDDLRSKLSEHADVLAALMVTYPSTHGVFETRIREICSLVHDHGGQVYLDGANLNAQVGVCRPGAFGADVCHLNLHKTFCIPHGGGGPGVGPIGVGEHLLPFLPGHPLMPCGGDQSISAVSAAPLGSAGILPISWMYLRLMGPAGLRQATAVALLSANYLAYRLDSHYPVLFRGEGGLVAHECILDLRDLRRSAGLEVDDLAKRLMDFGFHAPTVSWPVAGTVMVEPTESESLEELDRFCDAMIAIRAEVAAIENGDSDRDNNPLRRAPHTLSAVTADHWDRPYSREQAAFPLPDQRQSKFWPAVARIDNAYGDRNLICTCPSVEDMAAATSEAMG; translated from the coding sequence ATGACCCTGCTGGACCAGCGCATGGTGGAGACGGCTTCAGCAAAGACTCTTCCGCCTTTCGCCCAACGCCATATCGGCCCGGCATCCGAAGCCAATCAGCTGATGCTCGATCGGCTCGGCTTCAGTGATCTTGAGCGCTTTTTGCAGGCCGTCGTCCCGGAGGACATTCTCGATTCCAGTCCGCCCAAGGGGCAGCTTCCGGACGGCGTTGGAGAAGCCCAAGCGCTCTCTGAACTGCGTCAGCTTGCCGGTCTCAACCGCGTGACGCGGTCGTTGATCGGCCTGGGCTACTACGGCACGGTCACGCCCGCGTTGATCCAGCGGCAGGTGTTGGAAAACCCCTCCTGGTACACGGCTTACACCCCTTATCAGGCCGAAATTGCTCAGGGACGCCTGGAGGCACTGCTCAATTTTCAGACCTTGGTCAGTGAGCTGACCGGCCTGCCGATTGCCAATGCCTCGCTTCTGGATGAGGCCACTGCGGCAGCAGAAGCGATGTCGATGAGCTTTGGCGTTTGCAAGCGAGCTGAAGCCAGCCGTTTTCTGGTGGATGCCGCCGTGTTGCCGCAGACCCTGGCAGTTCTGCGCACCAGGGCCCAACCCATCGGGATTCAGCTCGAGGTGGCTGAGCCGGATCAGTTCGCCTTGGGTGACGATGTGTTCGGAGTGCTGTTGCAGCTGCCTGGACGCTGTGGCCGGCTCTGGGACCCCCGTTCCTGTATGTCCAGGGCCCATGAGCATGGCGCTTTGGTCACGGTGGCCATTGATCCATTAGCTCAGGTGCTGCTTGAGCCGGTGGGTGCTCTCGGTGCCGATATCGCCGTAGGCAGTGCCCAGCGTTTTGGCGTGCCGATGGGTGGAGGCGGCCCCCACGCGGCGTTCTTTGCCACCCGCGATGCCTACCGCCGGCAGGTGCCCGGGCGCATCGTTGGCCAGTCAAAAGATGGGGAAGGCAATGTCGCCCTGCGTCTGGCCCTGCAGACCCGTGAGCAGCACATCCGGCGAGATAAAGCCACCAGCAATATCTGCACCGCCCAGGTGCTGCTGGCGGTGATGGCTTCGTTTTATGCCGTTCATCACGGGCCGGAAGGTCTCGAGGCGATCGCTCGACGCGTGCTGCAGCTGCGCTGTCAGCTCGAAGAAGGACTGAGCTCGCTTGGACTCCCTCTACCGCAGGGATCTCGCTTCGACAGTGTTGATGTGGTCTGTGTTCAGGCGCCGCGCGTGCATCAGCTGGCAGCCCGAGCTGGGTTCAACCTGCGTGTTCTGCCTGACGGTGCGGCGATCGAACAGGCGGAAGGCTTCGGCATCAGCCTGGATGAGCTCAGTGACAACAAGGAGGTGTCTCGGCTGCTGTCGCTGGTGGCTGAGGCCACGGGAGGCCATCTTTCAGACCTGCCGGATACCGCAAAGCACGAGCAAGCTCTGGCTGGCTTACCGCTGCGTTGCAACCCCTGGTTGCAGCAGCCGGTGTTTCACCGCTATCGCAGTGAGACCGAGTTGCTTCGCTACATCCAGCGTCTGGTCAGCAAAGACCTTTCGCTGGTGCACGGGATGATTCCCCTGGGCAGCTGCACCATGAAGCTCAATGCGGCAGCGGAGCTGGCGCCTGTGAGCTGGAGGGAGTTTGGGAGCATTCACCCCTTTGCCCCCGCTGACCAGCTGAAAGGCAATCTGCGCATGGCGCAGGACCTCGAGAGCTGGTTGGCTGAGCTCACCGGTTTCGCCGGTGTGTCTTTGCAGCCGAATGCAGGGTCCCAGGGGGAGTTCGCGGGTCTGCTGGTGATTCGCGCCTGGCATCAGGCAAGAGGCGAGGGCCATCGCGATGTGTGCCTGATTCCCACGAGTGCCCATGGCACCAACCCAGCCAGTGCCGTGATGGCTGGCATGCGAGTTGTGCCAGTGGCCTGTGATGAGCAGGGGAATGTCGATGTCGACGATCTGCGCAGCAAGCTGTCTGAGCACGCCGATGTCCTGGCGGCGCTGATGGTGACGTATCCCTCAACCCATGGGGTCTTCGAGACTCGAATCCGTGAGATCTGCAGCCTGGTTCATGACCATGGCGGTCAGGTGTATCTGGATGGTGCCAACCTCAATGCTCAAGTCGGTGTGTGCAGGCCAGGAGCTTTTGGGGCCGATGTCTGCCACCTCAACCTGCACAAGACGTTCTGTATTCCCCATGGCGGTGGTGGACCAGGGGTTGGCCCCATCGGCGTGGGCGAGCATCTCTTGCCATTTCTTCCTGGTCACCCCTTGATGCCCTGCGGCGGTGACCAGTCCATTTCAGCGGTATCGGCCGCCCCCCTGGGCAGTGCAGGCATCCTGCCGATCAGCTGGATGTATCTGCGTTTAATGGGCCCTGCTGGCCTGCGGCAAGCCACGGCTGTGGCCTTGCTGTCGGCCAATTATCTGGCGTATCGGCTGGATTCCCATTACCCGGTGCTCTTCCGGGGAGAAGGCGGGCTTGTGGCCCACGAATGCATTCTTGATCTGCGCGATCTGAGGCGCAGCGCCGGCCTTGAGGTGGATGATCTGGCCAAGCGTCTGATGGATTTCGGCTTTCACGCGCCGACGGTGAGCTGGCCAGTGGCGGGCACCGTGATGGTTGAACCCACTGAGAGCGAGAGCCTCGAAGAGCTGGATCGCTTCTGCGATGCCATGATCGCGATCCGCGCAGAAGTCGCTGCGATCGAAAACGGTGATAGCGATCGTGACAACAATCCCCTACGCCGCGCTCCCCACACCTTGAGTGCTGTGACCGCCGACCATTGGGATCGTCCCTATTCCCGGGAACAGGCTGCGTTCCCGTTGCCGGATCAGCGGCAAAGCAAGTTCTGGCCGGCCGTGGCCCGGATTGATAACGCCTATGGCGATCGCAATCTGATCTGCACCTGCCCCAGTGTTGAAGACATGGCTGCCGCCACTTCTGAGGCGATGGGTTAA
- the gcvH gene encoding glycine cleavage system protein GcvH — MAFDFPASYRYADSHEYAWQDDDSIRIGLSAYAVDQLGDIVFVDLPEVGADLSRGSSFGTVESVKAVEEMYAPLSGEVVQRNEALLANPEELQKDPHGEGWLLVIRPSDETQLEQLMDAATYSAKVAAT; from the coding sequence ATGGCCTTCGACTTCCCTGCCTCCTACCGCTACGCGGACAGCCATGAATACGCCTGGCAGGACGATGATTCAATCCGCATTGGCTTGAGCGCCTATGCCGTGGATCAACTCGGCGACATTGTGTTTGTCGATCTCCCCGAGGTGGGTGCTGATCTCAGTCGTGGATCCAGTTTCGGCACCGTTGAGTCGGTGAAGGCTGTGGAAGAGATGTATGCCCCCCTCAGTGGCGAGGTTGTGCAGCGCAATGAAGCTCTGCTGGCTAATCCCGAAGAACTGCAGAAGGATCCCCATGGTGAGGGCTGGTTGCTGGTGATTCGTCCAAGCGATGAGACGCAGCTCGAGCAGTTGATGGACGCCGCGACTTACTCCGCGAAGGTTGCCGCGACCTGA
- a CDS encoding methionine gamma-lyase family protein, translating to MNLSEARAFARRKVASVRERQQPFARQRTAAVADRLQKVLAAFEAERVGTQHFASVSGYGHGDQGREVIDRVFARVLGAEAAAVRLQFVSGTHAIAAALFGVLRPGDRMLSITGRPYDTLEEVIGLRGEGQGSLKDFGIDYDELQLSDVGTVDEQALEQALARPRRLILIQRSCGYSWRPALSVQAIGRLCSRIHERQPDCVCFVDNCYGELVQAQEPPEVGADLVAGSLIKNLGGTIAPAGGYIAGRADLVEQACCRLTAPGIGSEGGTGFDLHRLLLQGLFLAPQMVAEALIGADLVAGVFADLGFPVQPVAGASRSDLIQAVQLGEPEPLKLICRAFQACSPVGSYLDPVPAAMPGYASDLVMAGGTFIDGSTSEFSADAPLREPFNLYVQGGTHHAHIELALIKALEALAAAGHLNLAHTD from the coding sequence ATGAACCTCAGTGAAGCCAGGGCATTTGCTCGCAGAAAGGTCGCTTCTGTACGCGAGCGTCAGCAGCCTTTTGCCCGGCAGCGCACCGCGGCTGTGGCTGATCGCCTGCAGAAGGTTCTGGCCGCGTTTGAGGCGGAGCGGGTCGGCACTCAGCATTTCGCCTCCGTGAGTGGATACGGGCACGGTGATCAGGGCCGGGAGGTGATCGACCGGGTGTTCGCACGCGTTCTGGGTGCGGAAGCAGCCGCGGTGCGACTTCAGTTTGTGAGCGGCACCCATGCCATCGCTGCCGCTTTGTTCGGTGTGCTCCGTCCAGGCGATCGCATGTTGTCCATCACCGGGCGTCCCTACGACACGCTTGAAGAGGTCATTGGTCTGCGTGGAGAGGGGCAAGGATCCCTCAAGGACTTCGGCATCGACTACGACGAGTTGCAGCTCAGCGATGTCGGGACTGTGGACGAGCAGGCCCTCGAGCAGGCCTTGGCTCGACCGCGTCGACTGATCCTGATTCAGCGCAGCTGTGGTTATAGCTGGCGCCCTGCGCTCAGCGTGCAAGCAATCGGTCGCCTTTGCTCCCGCATTCACGAACGTCAGCCTGACTGTGTCTGCTTCGTGGATAACTGCTACGGCGAACTGGTTCAGGCCCAAGAGCCGCCTGAGGTGGGTGCGGATCTGGTGGCTGGTTCATTGATCAAAAACTTGGGAGGAACCATCGCGCCCGCTGGTGGATACATCGCTGGACGCGCCGATCTGGTGGAACAAGCCTGTTGCCGTCTCACTGCACCAGGGATTGGCAGCGAAGGGGGGACGGGTTTTGATCTGCACCGACTGCTGCTGCAGGGACTGTTTCTGGCGCCTCAGATGGTGGCTGAAGCCTTAATCGGTGCTGATCTCGTTGCAGGTGTGTTCGCTGATCTCGGATTCCCGGTGCAGCCCGTTGCCGGTGCATCCCGCAGTGATCTGATCCAGGCCGTGCAGCTTGGGGAGCCTGAGCCACTCAAGCTGATCTGTCGTGCCTTTCAGGCCTGTTCCCCGGTGGGCTCTTACCTGGACCCTGTGCCGGCGGCGATGCCCGGTTATGCCAGTGATCTAGTGATGGCCGGTGGCACCTTCATTGATGGCAGCACCAGCGAGTTCTCCGCTGACGCGCCCTTACGCGAGCCGTTCAATCTCTACGTTCAGGGCGGGACCCATCACGCCCATATCGAGCTGGCCCTGATCAAGGCGTTGGAAGCCCTGGCTGCGGCAGGACATCTGAATCTGGCGCACACTGATTGA